The DNA window attttgctgtccaaggggtcagtagtaccacaaaaccctacttctagtgcctttagcccatagtttaggggtcgtagcagctgcggatcgaccccgctcgacgaagaagaggcgaatgtgcctcatccgatggatgacatcactgaacccgtcaatgttaggttgtacatccgtcaggaatggacaaaggacaaggtggcgctaggccaggcctggcctgcgggagacgagacaattaatggccacccaatttcACTAGGGTATGCttgcgtcaccattgacagaatacttgataagaaatttaacaagatacccattgagtaactcgtagcggaagataggccgaaacttggtcaaaacaagggctctcaagtggcctagcgcaagcgcttcattaagcttgaccatcaatattcgtctgatgatgaggacgactacgagtcttcacccacccccgatgatcactcaccatctcccaacagagatcactcccctcctcattcgGAGCCAACacccccaagaagacagaggtctccttctattcctcctcgtccgactccatcttcatcatcctcgagaaaagagactcctcctcctcctccccctcctcctccatcttcatcagcgccgggaaaacagaattctcgtcgtcatcctcctcctccaccttagcccaaaacaagatcaaggacatcctcgtagtcgtagaaaaggtcctcgGATTCGGTTgttaatgctcccaaagtggaccaacagaaaagaaaaaggccgttcagtggcagtgttaccaccttgatgaaacaaaatttacagcacacatctcgaaaggaagattgtgttagtttcttcgatctctatgcctcactgccttcgtatatgttgaagtccgaattcgaaaggcaaacacagaataaatacgctacaacaagagacgaagaaatacacaataaagatttaaggaatatACAGAAGTACGttgaagacaacccaggattaaccatggaagaggtcgcgaacatctattatgatgtacaagggacgggaacaccggcaatgaagtatgaaaggggcaatcttttggttcccgatgacgagtataaaaatctgacaacatatatgtgccggttgcatgaatattacatggctcaagcaacagagacggacgactttggttttgaggttattatccgtttgccacatgttttccattatcccaaagaagagaagttcgatgtcgagtgggagtgcttattccagctataccagaaacgtgatctcgatgttcaaatgttgacgctgtggactatgtaagtaccctacacgcgtgatattacaattaactactctctcgagacaaattgttaacttttgaacaCTTCCCATGACTTTGTGTAGGTGTATATCAAAATTTTGCattgtaaaaagcaaatgggattacataggcttcttggaccccttgcgagtcaatgagaggacatgtctaggcctctatggatgtgacgtggaagacctgaaatagagattgattgctgttttcgacgaattcacgatgaagaagaaaacccacatgcttctagcctacaactgcgactatgtgttctcggcttttaattttatgcttcttttttggttaagattattcgataattaggattatgtgattataacaaccatttcgtcttcatttgtgtcaatcttgccaaaaaccattttatcatctggatgcaccggtggcagtgctgaattagtaagcgatcctaataacatattattttctagtcacacataccgctttctaatgtttctccctttaatgttgctcagtgtccgaataAGACATAttggtgggacgcaggtcccattgaaggttgtcgaaatggagggtaAGTACCTGTTAcaaccggcgggaaacaatgaatgtgggttttatgtaatgtgggcaatgcttcactacatcggcgggaaatcggaagaagccaataagttgtgtgtataatccccattttatttatatctgttaataattcaacaaaatgatttactattcctctttggatatcatctattTTAAATGACAgcacaagaaatataaccaccaaaggctgttagacatggagatcgtcgcactacaatcggagctcgcaaagttcatcttagccgaggtattggaaaaagatggagtattttccattgcacaacccgtgaggtacaaggaccagtatggcccagagcggctcaccagattattgtaagaagtccgagaagcactGCACAATCTGTGATTtctgagaacatttcttttttgttttgagggatcgagatctggataagaacatttgaactgtaaccgtaacatttgtaatgtttaatattgatggacctgtcgtctacgtagcgtatataaagcgaaactcgATTCCACGAaataatataaattaaaatcaattataaaacaataaaatgccaaTGGGCCATCACTAGCGGTTGGCaacgaaccggcagtgttgtcttgctcaacactgtcggtttaagcTATGAACCCACAGTGTTGTCtttctcaacactgccggcttgagccatgaaccgacagtgttgtcttgctcaacactgccggcttgagcatgaaccgccagtgttgtcttgctcaacactgccggcttgtgccatgaaccgacagtgttggattgcttaacactgccggcttgagccatgaaccgatagtgttgtcttgcttaacactgccggcttgcgccatgaaccgacagtgtaggcttgctcaacactgttggcttgagccaagaaccgacactcttgaagcaaacatcactgtcggttgggactacaaaccggcagtgttgttcaactatacactgtcgggtggagccaggaaccgacactgtttcctgtagatcagggtcggtttttaagaaccgacagtgatgtcaaccccccatcactgctggtatgccactgtcggttcaaaatccggcagtgatgttcagatctggggtagtgtatCCAACTGTGTGCACGATGTTTTGGGTGAGTGTGCAATCATGTATGAAGTGGTTTACAAGCGGAGAAGTGATTTTACCAAACCGTTAAAGATCCTCTAACATGTGTCAAATGAGAAACACTTCCACAGGGCTCCGGAGGAGCCGCTAGCATTGTTACTTTTATACAGAGTTAAAATGGTAATTTTAAGTTGGACCACGACCATTGCAACATAATCTGTTGCTTGGAGGAAGAACACGTTTTAGCAACAAACCAAAACTTTTTTCGAATTTATCAAAACAATGTGAATTGCAGTGATGGGAGATTATAATCTCATTATCAtataaaattcctacaaatatttttttctaaaattttagtATTTAATATGAATGGTACCCAATTCTCTATACTATTTGTTGCAGATCCACCACGTATATCAGTActataaataaaagaaaatagtGGAACAAAAGGGCAAGCTTGCTCAAAACTAGTCCAAGTTGgggtataatatatatatatatatacttcaatGTCGATGCATGCAGACGTACTCACATGGTAGGTGCTACCTTCTATAAATAGCATGTCTCACTGACCATAAGATGTAGAGCTCCACTAACCATATTCTATCGTAATTCGTATCAACTCCATGTTACAATTTGCACCAAGTTGATATATATTCAAAGAAGAGAAGACAGCAGGATTGCAGGAAGAAAGAATTGGAAAATACAGGATTGGCAAAGCAACAATGGTGTGCGGCCAACTAGCAGATTCCGCGGCCAACTGATGGAATAGACAATAGTACTGTCAGATTCAGAACACACTAGCTAGAGAATCAGAAAGAAGGCAACACATTGCATTTTACTGCAAATGGGATTCAGAATTCAGATACAGGGAATAATTTTAGTTACCATGGAAACTAGCTAGCAACAGTTGGATCATCTCACACTGACAGCATCGTAGATCATCGATAGACCTTATCGAGATTTGAGAGACCTGATTGTGCCTATGATACTGGCAAGCGCAGCAATCACGGAGATGACGGCTACGATGACTTTCACATTCCTGTAAACAAACGCGTGCAGCTTGGTCCGCGTCCTCCTGTTCACCTTGTAGTCCTCGATCTCCTCCATGGTGCGGACGTAGCGTGATCCAAGGCGCAGTCCCTGGACGCTCGTCAGGAAGCGGAGGGCCTCCCTGTTGGTGAGCCCTCCACCTCCCTGTCCACAAGCAtgccgaggaggaggagatacGAGCAGACGGCCGACGCCTCGTCCTCGGCGTCGTGAAAGCTGGGGGTCACGCACAGCTCAAGGGCCGCCATGTTGAGCAGCACGCTGGCGCGCGTGTCGTCCAGGGACAGTGGCGACAGGGAGAGCTCGGCGAAGAGGTTCCCTTTCTTGTTGACGCCCATGTAGACGAGCTCGGTCGTCTTGCTGGCCGTCAGCGTGATGCCGATCTCGGCGAGCTCGATGGCGCTCACGGAGAAGGACATCGACTCGGTCTCCGGTAGTGTAGGCAGCTTGACGTCACTTCTTCCGACGATGTAGTACCGGAGGAGGCCGAGGAGGTGCGGCGGCTCAAAGGCGTCGTCCATGACGAACGGCTTCTCGTGCCGGTCCTTGCGGTCCTGCAGACAGCCTCGCAGGGAAGCGACGAACTCCTTCAATGGCACGGGCCTGAACGCCATGACGGCCCTGACCACCGGCCATGGGAGCTGGTTCTCGAGCTGCATGATGTCGTGATAGACGTCTTTGTCGTTGGCGTCGAAGAAGCTACGCAGCGCCGGGTCCATCTGGGCAAGGCCGGCGTCGGTGCACGTGAGCATGTACTGCACCAGGAAGCAAGCGTCGTCCATGTGGGCAAGGCCGGCGTCGGTGCACGTGAGCATGTACTGCACCAGGAAGCAAGCGTCGTAGAACATCATGGGCAGGAACACGTCGTCGCCGATGCTGTCCACCACGTTCCTGTCATAGATGCTCCGGGCGTAGCCGGCGACGGCGACGTCCGCCCCATAGACCTCCTCGGCTGAGCGGCCTGACTCCATGATGCAGTGGTATGCAGCCACGTGCTTCACCTTCTCCGCCGCCTTCAGGTGGTCTCGGCCGTGGTGGTATGGGCCGATCGACACCGTCATCGGAACGGTGTACAGTTCACCGAGAGATCGAATTCTTGCTGGGTACCTgtgcatcttcatcttcatcatgtcCACGTCGAACTTGAACTCACGCGCGGCTTTATCGAACACATGGATCGGATTGCTGTAGATGTTCGTTTCCATGTTGTGGAAATCGGCCTGAAACTCTTGTGCTGCTTTCTCGATCTCGATCCGATCATTTTGTGTGGCTGATGCACACTCAACCAGCTGTCCTCTGCTAGAGCTAGTAGGAACATATGTTTGGAGGCAGCTACCGTATATCTCAGTACCCGCCGACTCCACTACCACTGGGAGGCTAGCAGCGCATGCACATACTTCTGGTTCCATTGCCATGCTCCAATGTGCTAGCTGAAACTCAGCTGGCTGCATGCCCCAATAGGTCAGCTGAATGTCGCAAGGCACCCATCCTGCATCTGGTTCCATGGAACAATCTGCCACCCCCAGCTGCGTGTATTTGCTGCAGAAAGTTCTGCGCTGGGAAAGAATAAACGAAGAGTGAAAAAAGAGCTAGAAACACATCAGGACAAATATCATAGCGGAAACACAAACTAATGGTGAGAAAGGAAAATCTTACAGCCAGGCAGAAAGAAGCACAGTCACGCAGCCATGTGGAAACTCCTCTTATATAGCATAGACAGACCGGCCGGCCATGTGAATGACGTCTATCCTATTCACTCGAAGTGGTCAATTGGACCATGTTTAACATAATGGTTGGCGAAGATTCTTTATCTTACTATGTTCCATTCTAAGCAATGGTCATGTATTCTAGCCCCACATGCAAACAAAACAAGATGAAACATATGTGCCTCAGCTGGCAAAATTTGGTGAAACAAGCTCCACTGCTATTTGGTGTTGTGTTTGTCTATATATGTGTGCATAACCATTATTCGGGCTAAATGCTCACTTAAATGGATAAATTAAATGGCGGTTTAAACAGAATAAATGATCGATTGACAGGAAACGCCGTACCACCAGTGCAACGTTTAAACGGTGTGCCAACAGGCTAAACGACCATTTAACGACGTAGGCCATGAAAAATCTGTATGGTTAATTTGATCTTTAAAATGGATTTTGAGAAAGCGCATAATAAAGTCAAATGAGGCTTTCTTTATAACATACCTCATAGATGAAAGAACTTTTAGCTTATATGTAAAGGGTACAATAATAATATAACTATTTACTATTTACTACTTAGCAATTTACTTGAAGGATCCAACGAGGACTCTCTGCTGCTGATCGATTTTGTTATGGGCCGAAATTTGCATCCGAGCAGGGGCCTAATCGGGTTGGGATCGGACAAGACAAATTAAAGGCCCGGCCTGCTAAATGAATTCGGATCATCGGGATCGTCGGCAACGATTCCTTTCAAAGCAGTCGAGTCGTCCAAAGATCTTATAAAACGAACAGAAGCGATCGCAACGACCGAATCCCCGAATCCCTCCTCCAATCCAACCCCAAGGAACGAAGAAAGCCACGAAGTGCGCGGGCGGGCGAATGGGTGGCGGCGATGCGGATGCGGTCCGCCGCGTCGAGCGCGCCCGCTGCGAGGTGCGTCGATCAATCCCCAAGTGCCCGCCCCCCTCGTTTCTCTTCCTTCTCGTGATGCCGGGCAGTCGACCATTGTTCCGATTAATGAACTCGTGCTACTGCCGCTAAATCGAAGCTTCGTAGGGCAAaaacaaaacaacaacaacaataatgtaCTGCAAACTCGGATTTGTCAGTGCGATCGAAATCAACCTCGTTTTTTTTAATGCACAGAATGTTCAAAGTTGTGAAGCTTCTTGTAGGGTTTCATGTAAAGGTGATGGTTACAACTGTGAATTCAACAAATTAGTTAAGGGTTCAAGCAAATTGTGGACtgatttttgtgtgtgtgtgtgtggactgCATTACTTGCTCAGATTTAATAATTTATACACGAGTCAAATATTTTTATCCTGCAAATAAGCTTTGCCTTTTTAAGCCTCCTTTATCTATGGACAGGATTATTTGGTTTACTGCTTTCTAACCTTATTCTTTTGTTTTCTTTGAATTAGTTCAATTCCTCTTCCATGGAGCCACAAGCTATTCCTCAAcaggttttttttttgttgttgtaatAGTCTAGTGTCAGCAAATGTTGGTAACTACCACAAACTTTATTTCATAATAAACATTCTAATATTTCTAACTTGCAAATATAGTTTACGCTGCAGTCTTAATTTTAAAGGACTCTTGTCTTTAATTTGCCTTTACAGGATCTTTTTCCGTATGCATGCAGACTTAAAAGTTTAGTTTGTTGCTTGCTAACCATATTCATTTGTGTGCATCAGTTCAATTTCAATTCCCTTGTCTTCCAGCCACACACTACGACTCAACTGATGACACAAGAGGTATGACTTCTTTTTTTTGTTGATTATTATTTGCTCTGTGCCTGCAATCTTCACGTATTGATATAAATATTGTGCGAACATTAATTTTTACCTCAGGCTACTCTGTTCGCTCGGCGTGTTTACGTTGGTGGCCTTCCTCCCTCTGCTAACGAACAGGTCCGTACTTTCTTTTTAACCTCGAACGGGGAAAAACAACTATGCATATACTGCCTAAGTAAACAAACTCAAACACTGTTCCGAATAATTTGCAACTGTTGGCTAAATTGGATTCCTTTCTGCAGACAATTGGAGTATTCTTTAATCAAGTCATGGCTGTTATTGGAGGAAACACTGCTGGTCCCGGTGATGCTGTCTGTAGCGTCTGCATGAACCATGAACAAAGATTTGCTTTAGTGGAATTCAGACTGGCTGAGGAAGCAAGCAATGCAATGGCTCTGGATGGCATTTTGTTTGAAGGGGTGCCAGTGACGGTTAGAAGGCCAACAGACTACAACCTTTCCCTGGCAGCAGGCTTGGGCCCGAGCCAGCCAAGCCGCAAACTGAATCTTGCTGCAGTTGGACTAACAGCAGGATCAGACGGAGGAGGGTTAGAAGATCCTGACCGTATTTTTGTGGGTGGCCTTCCCTATTTCTACTCTGAACCTCAAGTCCGGGAGTTGCTTGAATACTTTGGGCCTCTTCGAGGGTTTGATCTTGTGAAAGATAGGGAAACTGGCAACTCAAAGGGCTATGCATTCTGTGTTTACTTGAACACCACTGTCACTGACATTGTTTGCGCTGCACTAAACGGTACCAAGATGGAAGACAAAACCCTTACTGTCAGAAGAGCAAACTAGAGTGCATCTCAGCGACTCAGCCCAGACCAGAACAGCTAAGTATCCTATTGAAGGCCCAGCGACAGGTGCAAATGCTGGTATATATAGACCAGCTAGTTGATTGCCATACTAGACACCTTTATAGTTTATTCTCTAGCGTGCCATTACATTTTCGATGTGCCGTTGTTGTGTTCTGACACAGAAATATGTGCGTGCTTTGTTTACAGAAACTTGCCAATCCAGTTGGAGTGGCCCCTACAAAGGTGGTTTGCCTCGTCCAGGTGGTCAGTGCAGATGAATTGAAAGATGATGAAGCGTATGAGGACATCAAGGACGACATGAGGCAAGAAGCATGCAGATATGGTATATCATTTATACCCTTTTTCGGCTCTTCAATTCGGTTTCCATCCTACATCGAACTTCTGCTTGTATTAATTTATCTGCTATTTACATATATTTCCTAGGAATTCTTGCATGCAACTTTGTTATGTTTATGCACTAATCACAAGAAAAATTACCTTTTGATCAGGTAATCTGGTGAAAGTTGTGATCCCACGTCCTGACCCCAGCGGACACCCGGTCACTGGAGTCGGAAAGGTGAGCCTCGTGTTGCACTGACTTCTAATGTTTGAATTTTGCAGATCTCTTTGTGTGATGGCAAATGATTTCTGATGCAAGTTTTTTCTGTTGCAGGTGTTCTTGGAATATGCAGACGTCTACAGTGCCACCAGAGCAAAGATAGCCTTGCATGGCAGGAAATTTGATGGGAAGTCAGTGGTGGCCAGCTACTATCCTGAGCTTAAGTTTGCCAATTTGGATTTCGATGGATAACTGTACGTAGCTTCTGGAAGGGAAAACACGATGACAATGTTTTAACCCTGGGTATAAACGTACTGTTTTCGTGGTCAATGTTTATACAGATCCAGAAGAGGTGGTAAATTTTGATGATGAGCACGGGTGCTTTGTGTTGAGAACCAAAAGTGGCTAGAGGGCTTTGTAGTAATGTTCTTGGCAGTAAAACAATAACAAATAATATTTAGGATCGTCGCATTCGAAATCCGGAGGAAAAATAAGGAAAAAGACAGGCGCCAAACTGGTCTGGCCGATTTCTCAATCGGCCATGCCGGTTCTCATGTGCTGCACCGCAACGGCCCTAATAGCCTGGCCTAGCCGGTTTGGGACCTGACCAGACGGGTTTTTTCTCTGTTCGAGTCGAACCGATTACTTTCTAAAATGATTTTTGGATGTGTTTTGGCGTAGAAAACATAGAGATTATGATCTCGACTTGTCTCGTACTAAAATAAGACCAcccatctatctatatctatatatatagtaTTTATAGAGCTAAAATTTCTCcctattttttttttgtctggcCTCGCCTAACTACTCTAGTCACTCTTTTTCCATTATCACTTGCTTAAGTTAGAGTTGCAAAAACCTTATATTGATATTGCACCACTCATGTCATCTCCTCACATTACGCCGCATACCTTCTACTTTTTTTAGAAATCAAACCCACAGCAGTACACATCACACACACATATATTTAAGTTTGGTCAATCTGATGCCAATTTCCTTTATTGCACAAACTTCACTATGGGCCTTGAAATTTATTAATTTATAATCAAGCCCAACTAAATACGGCTCCTCACATCCGGGTCCTGTTTTagtttttttagctttttttctGTTTGGATTTTTTCCGAACAGCACTCGTCGGCCAACGCGATATCCTCGTGCGGCCTGTGCTTGTAGAGGGAGCCGATGTAGAGCGAAGCGAACACGCCAAAGCTATAGTTGTCCATGCAGCCCGAACCCGTCGGCCCGGCACGAGGCCTGTATTTTTGGCCTAGCccaagcacggcacggcccggtggcGACTGCGCCCGGGCTGGCATGGCCcggaggagcaggccgtgcctgggacCTACCCTAGGCACCTGGGCCAGCACGGCATGGCCCGCTCCTCAACGGGAGGCCTGGTGGCGGCCCGGCCTGCCAATGTCTAGCAAGACGCAGCCAGCCCCCTCCCCCCGTGCGATATATAAGCCAGGCACAACCGGAACCCTACcccaccctaaccctaatccccattcCCCATTTTCACCACGTTGCGCCGCTCTGCTCTCTCGACCGCATCCACAAGCCATCGAGGTGCCGAGCCACGTCACTCATCGTCGTCATTCCCGACTCCGGTGAACTCTATCCGCTTGCCGCCGCTCCCCCATCTCACCCTGTCTCCTCTCTAACTGTCTCGGcatctcctcccttctccctgtctctcctctcctctcgctCTTGGTGAACTATGTGAGTTCGTGTTCGGTGTTCCCATCCGTCCCTTCGCCGCCACTTGCCGTCATTTCTAATCGGTGTTTGTGTCTGTCCTCTTGGTGGCCCTCGTCATCTCCGGCATTGGTGTGtccatgaaccctaaccctaactatcgacgaaatatggtcggcagtctaccgaggggtatgcctgATATAGTAGATTGATCGGGGGAGGTGCCCGTgataggaactagatggtgacgtaggcacagagacaacgatttagagaGGTTCAGGCCGTCAAGTCGACGTaacaccctacgtcctgtgtctttgatgGATTATATTGATTATGGGTTTTTTCAAGGGGGTCCCTATCCACCTTATATAGGCTAGGGATAGTGtaacaagttggttagatctatcTCTAATCGGTTACAtgataagtatttacaaggaatataaTATCTAGCATATAcgatcagatcttccttcatcgccaagatgtcttctcgttgccttgcggtgcacgccgggAGGGCCGAGCACCTTGGGCTCTGATCTTGTGGACTGGAAAGCGGCCCATGTGTCGCCcagtgggtatccggggttgtaccctctccccccccccccccccccccccccccccccacagttagtccccgagcaccttgtattcGCTGAGTAATGCTGTCTTGATGATATCCGAGTAGTATGCCTTAAAGATGATCAGTAGAGACGAgtatccgaccagtttaactggtcggCTACCCTCGGATTCATCCAAGTTAGGATTTGCCagtaggatgtaaggagctcaagtttaaattttgaaaattcttcactttaggtgaagtgtacacacttagatTTCAATGGCAAAGTTAGATGATTACTATCTCTGACTTAGAGAGGTAGataagtaccatcatgacttAGTCAAGAGACGAGGACTTATTCTATCGCAAAATGTTAATACATGCACCACAAGGTGCAGTGTATACACTatagtccctaagcctgacagtaggtggaGAATACACTTAGTGCCAGGATCAAAGAATTTAAAGTATCATCAATCGGTTGGCGAGACAACCTATTCTCAGCTTAGCTAAGAGTATAAACAGCAcactcaccgctaggtgaagtgtacacacttagtccttgagcctgcTTTAAGATAGAGGatcatcttgtagcaggatcaaagaatcgAGTGAAAATATGAAGAACACGTGCTTAGAACATAACCATGGCGACAAACTGGAGAGTTCTTAGCACttaaccgtggagaaaaaaatggagagtgcttagcacttaactgtggagaaaaatggagagtgcttagcacttaaccgtggagaaaaaatagagagtgcttagcacttaaccgtggagaaaaaatggagtgCTTACTAAGCAGGCCCTTTCTTTCAGCATGCCCCGAGGCTCACTTAACCGGCGCCGTGAACATCCGTGGAGAATTTGGAGGGGTGGGAGCAACGTGACGCACCGCGGTTTCCCAAAAGCCCCGAAGATGAAAGGTTGGGGTTGAACCCTTTTAAATCCGCCTGCCGCTGTGCACTCCTTCCATTTCGCCgatgcttcttcttcctcgtgtTCCTACCTCCGCATCCACAGCCGCTCTGCCATTACTTCAATAAAAACTCCACCAAATCAAACCGTAAACTCCTCCCAAAAACCAGATCTGATCCAATGGCG is part of the Miscanthus floridulus cultivar M001 chromosome 9, ASM1932011v1, whole genome shotgun sequence genome and encodes:
- the LOC136483123 gene encoding LOW QUALITY PROTEIN: splicing factor U2af large subunit B-like (The sequence of the model RefSeq protein was modified relative to this genomic sequence to represent the inferred CDS: deleted 2 bases in 1 codon; substituted 1 base at 1 genomic stop codon): MEPQAIPQQFNFNSLVFQPHTTTQLMTQEATLFARRVYVGGLPPSANEQTIGVFFNQVMAVIGGNTAGPGDAVCSVCMNHEQRFALVEFRLAEEASNAMALDGILFEGVPVKVRRPTDYNLSLAAGLGPSQPSRKLNLAAVGLTAGSDGGGLEDPNRIFVAGLPYFYSEAQVRELLESFGPLRGFDLVKDRETGNSKGYAFCVCLNTTVTDIACAALNGTKMEDKTLTVRRANQSASQPRPEQLSILLKAQRQVQMHATLFARRVYVGGLPPSANEQTIGVFFNQVMAVIGGNTAGPGDAVCSVCMNHEQRFALVEFRLAEEASNAMALDGILFEGVPVTVRRPTDYNLSLAAGLGPSQPSRKLNLAAVGLTAGSDGGGLEDPDRIFVGGLPYFYSEPQVRELLEYFGPLRGFDLVKDRETGNSKGYAFCVYLNTTVTDIVCAALNGTKMEDKTLTVRRANXSASATQPRPEQLSILLKAQRQVQMLKLANPVGVAPTKVVCLVQVVSADELKDDEAYEDIKDDMRQEACRYGNLVKVVIPRPDPSGHPVTGVGKVFLEYADVYSATRAKIALHGRKFDGKSVVASYYPELKFANLDFDG